The following are encoded together in the Sediminitomix flava genome:
- a CDS encoding RagB/SusD family nutrient uptake outer membrane protein: protein MKKLFNILVLGLGLASFNSCSDEFLDTTKIGEQAEDSFYSTDTDLIKASNALYSPLWEYHYNWGRHTHGNSSTDDGLDREDLGYHEFTYNSTHFLLTYNWRYNYRGILIANKLIENVEGVEISGVDTDLQKRVVAEAKFARAYYHYDLVKKFGEVPVVDHPLLVDEFDLPRSKVSEVLAFIENDLIEAKADLPVKSALGGEYGRATKGAALALLVKASIMQASPGYSDLEFYNKGKYSDAMDYAEELFGLGEYSLATGNYHDIFTEDGENGSGSIFEVQFYDSPKDDGAFTNNGNFATFLNMPWFGGGAPYGRYQSTYDLYLAFEDGDPRREASVINMAKYADIWLLDGEEVTEVAQNLTNFYNFKHYMSKERFMDLGNFTNSPINERIFRLSDIYLNYAEAALETGDAATALQYVNMVRERARGEGAIPADLTSVTIDDIYQERRVELCNEGHRWHDLARTGRLEQELKVDGYLQKADVVRDVDGGYIISENGDAVFKANNIVESKHRFYPIPQSEVDNAGLTQMYGW from the coding sequence ATGAAAAAATTATTCAATATACTCGTGTTGGGACTAGGTTTAGCTAGTTTCAATAGCTGTTCAGATGAGTTTCTTGATACAACTAAGATCGGGGAACAAGCTGAAGATAGTTTCTATTCAACAGATACAGACTTAATCAAAGCATCAAATGCGCTTTATTCTCCACTTTGGGAGTATCATTACAACTGGGGACGCCATACACATGGTAACTCTTCTACTGATGATGGTCTTGATAGAGAAGATTTGGGCTACCATGAATTTACCTATAATTCTACTCATTTCCTTTTAACTTATAATTGGAGATATAATTATAGAGGAATCTTGATCGCGAATAAACTGATTGAGAATGTAGAAGGTGTTGAGATTTCTGGTGTTGATACTGATCTACAAAAAAGAGTGGTGGCTGAGGCAAAATTTGCAAGAGCTTATTATCACTATGATTTAGTGAAAAAATTTGGAGAAGTTCCTGTAGTAGATCATCCACTTTTGGTTGATGAATTTGATCTTCCTCGTTCTAAAGTATCTGAAGTACTTGCTTTCATCGAAAATGATCTGATAGAAGCAAAAGCAGATTTACCAGTGAAATCAGCGTTAGGAGGTGAGTATGGTAGAGCAACTAAAGGAGCTGCTTTAGCACTGTTGGTTAAAGCATCAATCATGCAAGCTAGTCCAGGTTATAGTGACCTTGAGTTCTATAACAAAGGAAAATACAGTGATGCAATGGATTATGCAGAAGAACTATTTGGTTTAGGTGAGTACAGTCTAGCAACAGGAAATTATCACGACATCTTTACTGAAGATGGAGAGAATGGTTCAGGGTCAATCTTTGAGGTGCAGTTCTATGACTCTCCAAAAGATGACGGAGCATTTACGAACAATGGTAACTTTGCAACATTCTTGAATATGCCTTGGTTTGGTGGTGGAGCTCCTTACGGACGTTACCAATCTACTTATGACCTTTATTTAGCGTTTGAAGATGGAGACCCTCGTAGAGAAGCATCTGTAATTAACATGGCTAAATATGCAGATATCTGGTTATTGGATGGTGAAGAAGTAACTGAAGTAGCTCAGAACTTGACAAACTTCTACAACTTCAAACATTATATGAGTAAAGAGAGGTTTATGGATTTAGGTAACTTCACGAACTCACCAATTAATGAAAGAATCTTTCGCCTTTCAGATATTTACTTAAACTATGCTGAAGCAGCCTTGGAAACAGGTGATGCAGCTACTGCATTGCAGTATGTAAATATGGTACGTGAAAGAGCAAGAGGTGAAGGAGCTATTCCGGCAGACTTGACTTCTGTAACAATTGATGATATTTATCAAGAAAGACGAGTGGAGTTATGTAACGAAGGTCATAGATGGCATGATTTGGCACGTACAGGAAGACTTGAGCAAGAGCTGAAAGTAGATGGATATTTACAGAAAGCTGATGTAGTAAGAGATGTTGACGGAGGATATATTATTTCTGAAAATGGAGATGCAGTATTTAAAGCAAATAATATTGTAGAAAGTAAACATCGATTCTACCCAATCCCTCAGAGTGAAGTAGATAATGCAGGACTTACTCAAATGTATGGTTGGTAA
- a CDS encoding SusC/RagA family TonB-linked outer membrane protein — protein sequence MRAFFISLLLLLVSSGVWAQERFISGSITDSENEVVIGANILLKGTSVGTTVGIDGTFKLLIPSDVTNPVLAISAVGYVDQEISVGNQTKFDIVLQIDVEQLEEVVVIGYGVQKKSDLTGAVSSVKASDLQGQAVGNAAAMLQGRASGVQVTQVSGQPGTGLSVRVRGTGTVNNSEPLYVVDGIFMDNISHINDADIESMEVLKDASATAIYGSRGANGVVLVTTKSGTSSDLQVNVDLQSGIQNAWSQPNLMNSQDYLSAYNTAQSNANTFTGTTNYPALDTSFDFIDPSKTTDWFDAVTRTGVIYKANVNLSKSSETVSTLFSVGYFENEGIINNTDYERINARFKSNYTLSSRIKAGVNVALANSSQNGLKTDYFNGVLVAAQRIDPLTPVKYNGEWASTPYSDQRNPVAAMEREVRETSSLILNSNAYLTIEPIKGLIFKSSLSNSLSNGKSKTYLPAYKYLGNDELVTNSLSKRYSNTNEWLLENTLTYTKAIGKHSLALLAGVTSQSDVYEFMSASRNNLPGDIEELQYLNASTDLESTEAFNSGTEVKMSSYLGRLNYSFDDRYLLTASFRRDGSSVFGPNNRYGTFPSAALAWKLRNESYMDFLPKELVSTLKVRAGWGIVGNANITPYSYTATVQASERLLEYSYVIGGSEQPGAAPVTLANPNIKWEEVESSNIGIDVGFLDDKLTLTADYFVKTTNDMLVRVPIPSYSGYVSDPYTNAGIIENKGFEIDLGYKGQIGSDFKYSVNVNLSSIKNEVIELGSDNPITAGYVALINTDVTRTEAGGAVGQFFGYEVEGVFQSQEEADNSAQAGEGVGAGDFKFKDQLTVDTNGDGIPDEADGVINGDDRTLIGNPNPDLFYGINLGMSYKRWDATFFFQGVQGGDLFNAFKYYNYATHKNYALTNDYKDHWTAQNGSNELFGLNSATVEQNLRPSDFYVEDGSYLRLKNMQIGYTFPENAIKGVKNLRLYFSGQNLFTITKYTGLDPEVGGLGTGSGGTLNQGVDYGRYPQSRVLSIGANVTF from the coding sequence ATGAGGGCATTTTTTATCTCATTACTGCTATTGCTCGTAAGCAGTGGAGTATGGGCCCAAGAACGTTTCATCTCAGGTTCGATCACTGATTCTGAAAATGAAGTTGTAATTGGCGCAAATATTTTACTTAAAGGAACATCTGTAGGTACAACTGTAGGTATTGATGGTACTTTTAAGCTCTTAATTCCTTCTGATGTTACAAATCCTGTATTAGCTATTTCAGCTGTTGGATATGTAGATCAAGAAATTTCAGTAGGCAATCAAACAAAATTTGATATTGTTTTACAGATTGATGTAGAACAACTAGAAGAAGTTGTAGTCATTGGTTATGGTGTTCAGAAGAAAAGTGACTTGACTGGAGCAGTATCTAGTGTTAAAGCATCAGATCTTCAAGGACAAGCTGTAGGAAACGCAGCCGCTATGCTTCAAGGTAGAGCGTCAGGTGTACAAGTGACTCAGGTATCAGGTCAGCCAGGAACTGGTTTGTCGGTTCGTGTTCGTGGTACAGGTACTGTAAATAACTCTGAGCCTTTATATGTAGTAGATGGTATTTTTATGGATAATATATCTCATATCAATGATGCTGATATAGAGAGTATGGAGGTTCTAAAAGATGCTTCAGCAACTGCTATTTATGGTTCTAGAGGTGCGAATGGTGTTGTTTTGGTGACAACTAAATCAGGTACTTCTTCAGACTTACAAGTAAATGTTGATTTACAGTCAGGTATACAGAATGCTTGGAGTCAACCAAACTTGATGAATTCTCAAGACTATTTGTCAGCTTATAATACGGCGCAGTCTAATGCAAATACGTTTACAGGTACTACAAACTATCCAGCTCTTGATACAAGCTTTGATTTCATCGATCCTTCAAAAACAACTGATTGGTTCGATGCTGTAACAAGAACTGGAGTTATATATAAGGCTAATGTGAACTTATCGAAGTCTTCAGAGACAGTAAGTACATTGTTTAGTGTTGGGTATTTTGAGAACGAAGGTATTATTAATAATACAGACTATGAGCGAATCAATGCTCGTTTTAAGTCAAATTATACTTTGAGTTCAAGAATAAAGGCTGGAGTAAATGTTGCTTTGGCAAACTCATCTCAAAATGGGCTTAAAACAGATTACTTTAATGGTGTTTTAGTTGCAGCTCAGCGTATTGACCCTTTGACTCCTGTAAAATATAACGGAGAATGGGCGTCAACTCCTTATTCTGACCAAAGAAACCCTGTAGCAGCAATGGAAAGAGAGGTTCGTGAAACTTCATCTTTGATTTTGAACTCTAATGCGTATTTGACAATTGAGCCAATCAAAGGTTTAATATTTAAATCATCTTTGAGTAACTCTCTTTCAAACGGAAAATCTAAGACATACTTGCCTGCATATAAGTATTTAGGTAATGATGAGCTAGTAACGAATAGCCTGTCTAAAAGGTATTCAAATACAAATGAATGGTTACTTGAGAATACACTAACCTATACGAAAGCAATTGGGAAACATAGTTTAGCACTATTAGCTGGTGTGACATCTCAAAGTGATGTATATGAGTTTATGTCTGCAAGTAGAAATAATTTACCTGGAGATATTGAAGAGCTTCAATATTTGAACGCATCAACTGATTTGGAAAGTACTGAGGCTTTTAACTCTGGTACTGAAGTGAAAATGTCTTCGTATTTAGGACGTTTGAATTATAGTTTTGATGATCGTTATTTATTGACTGCATCTTTCCGTCGTGATGGATCTTCAGTTTTTGGACCAAATAACCGTTATGGTACTTTCCCATCGGCAGCCTTGGCTTGGAAACTAAGAAATGAGTCTTATATGGATTTCTTACCAAAAGAATTGGTAAGTACATTGAAAGTACGTGCAGGTTGGGGTATTGTTGGTAATGCGAATATTACGCCATACTCTTATACGGCTACAGTACAAGCATCTGAGAGACTATTGGAGTATAGTTATGTAATTGGAGGATCAGAGCAACCAGGAGCAGCTCCTGTTACTTTGGCCAATCCAAATATCAAATGGGAAGAAGTTGAGTCTTCAAATATTGGTATCGACGTAGGTTTCTTGGATGATAAGCTTACTTTAACTGCTGACTATTTCGTGAAGACGACAAATGATATGTTGGTAAGAGTTCCAATCCCATCTTATTCGGGATATGTATCTGACCCTTACACAAATGCTGGTATCATTGAGAATAAAGGATTCGAGATCGACCTAGGTTACAAAGGACAAATTGGTTCTGACTTCAAATACTCTGTAAATGTGAATCTTTCTTCAATCAAAAATGAAGTAATCGAATTAGGTTCTGACAATCCAATTACGGCAGGGTATGTAGCACTAATCAATACAGATGTTACAAGAACTGAAGCAGGAGGAGCCGTTGGTCAATTCTTTGGTTATGAAGTTGAAGGAGTATTCCAATCTCAAGAAGAAGCAGATAATAGTGCGCAAGCTGGAGAAGGTGTAGGAGCTGGAGATTTTAAATTTAAAGATCAATTGACTGTAGATACAAATGGCGATGGTATCCCTGATGAAGCGGATGGTGTGATCAATGGAGATGATAGAACGCTTATAGGTAACCCTAACCCAGATTTATTCTATGGTATCAACTTGGGAATGAGCTATAAAAGATGGGATGCAACATTCTTCTTCCAAGGTGTACAAGGTGGTGATTTGTTTAATGCTTTCAAGTACTACAACTATGCAACGCATAAGAATTATGCCCTTACAAATGACTATAAGGATCATTGGACTGCGCAAAATGGAAGCAATGAATTATTTGGCTTAAACTCTGCTACAGTTGAGCAAAACTTGAGACCTTCTGATTTTTATGTAGAAGACGGGTCTTACCTAAGATTGAAAAACATGCAGATTGGGTATACGTTCCCAGAAAATGCAATAAAGGGAGTTAAGAACCTAAGACTTTACTTCTCAGGCCAAAACTTGTTTACAATCACTAAATACACAGGACTAGACCCAGAAGTTGGTGGACTAGGAACTGGAAGTGGTGGTACACTTAATCAAGGAGTTGATTACGGTAGATATCCTCAAAGTAGAGTTCTATCAATTGGAGCTAATGTAACATTCTAA
- a CDS encoding BadF/BadG/BcrA/BcrD ATPase family protein gives MKLIADSGSTKTDWILLGDDGSDQFQTVGLNPYFLNQQEIVERIIEGVSNNINHGRQISSVHFYGAGCGLKEKQDFVQSAISQAIPEVDSIEVASDMLGAARSLFQGEKGIACILGTGANSCVYDGSKIIDNVPSLGYVLADWGSGAVIGREFISAILLRKFSKELVQAFYDRYQFTHVQLMERIYGGRFPNRFLASFLPFLVEWKDDELCRAILEDNFEKFVEYYILSYQEEIKDMKVKCVGSVAYHFREILESVANQKGVELVYVSKSPIQDLTAFHRD, from the coding sequence ATGAAGCTAATCGCAGATAGTGGCTCGACGAAGACAGACTGGATTTTATTAGGGGATGATGGAAGTGATCAATTTCAGACAGTGGGACTCAATCCTTATTTTTTAAACCAACAGGAGATCGTTGAGCGTATAATTGAAGGAGTATCAAATAATATAAATCACGGGAGACAGATCTCGTCCGTACATTTTTACGGAGCAGGCTGTGGACTAAAAGAAAAGCAAGACTTTGTACAGAGTGCAATTAGTCAAGCAATTCCTGAGGTAGACTCAATAGAAGTAGCAAGTGATATGCTTGGTGCAGCAAGAAGTTTATTTCAAGGAGAAAAAGGTATCGCTTGTATCTTAGGGACAGGAGCAAACTCTTGTGTTTATGATGGGAGTAAAATTATAGATAACGTGCCATCTCTCGGTTATGTGCTAGCTGATTGGGGAAGCGGAGCTGTGATTGGTCGTGAATTTATCTCGGCAATTCTTTTGAGAAAGTTTTCCAAAGAGTTGGTGCAAGCATTTTATGACCGCTATCAGTTTACGCATGTGCAGTTAATGGAGCGTATCTATGGAGGTCGTTTTCCTAACCGCTTTTTAGCTTCTTTTCTGCCATTTCTAGTAGAATGGAAAGATGATGAGTTATGCCGAGCAATACTGGAAGACAATTTTGAGAAGTTTGTAGAATACTACATACTTAGTTATCAAGAGGAAATTAAAGATATGAAAGTAAAATGTGTAGGTTCTGTAGCTTACCATTTTAGAGAGATATTAGAAAGTGTTGCAAATCAAAAAGGGGTTGAACTAGTCTATGTTTCAAAAAGCCCTATTCAAGATTTGACTGCATTTCATAGAGACTAA
- a CDS encoding response regulator transcription factor — MKTKLLIVDDHKMFIQGIRSLLEGEESIEIVGEAFNGIEAVNFVKGNEVDILIMDVNMPEMDGIEATEQILKLKPNTKIIALSMHNEKRFIANMMKKGAHGYVLKNTEKEELIEAIHTVINDDNYLSKEASDVLLSTYLKRSKMALMTETLSDREVDVLKEIASGFTTNEIADRLFITKNTVETHRKNLLLKLQARNTAELVNIAFRKGIIS, encoded by the coding sequence ATGAAAACAAAACTACTAATTGTTGACGATCATAAAATGTTTATCCAAGGAATTCGCTCTCTTCTAGAAGGAGAAGAATCTATTGAGATAGTAGGGGAAGCCTTTAATGGAATTGAAGCGGTCAATTTCGTAAAAGGAAATGAAGTAGATATCTTAATCATGGATGTGAATATGCCTGAGATGGATGGGATTGAAGCAACTGAACAAATCTTAAAGTTAAAACCAAACACAAAGATCATAGCACTCTCTATGCATAATGAGAAGCGATTCATTGCAAATATGATGAAGAAAGGTGCTCATGGCTATGTGCTTAAAAATACAGAGAAGGAGGAGTTGATTGAGGCGATACATACGGTAATCAATGATGATAACTATCTGTCAAAAGAAGCTTCGGATGTATTATTATCTACTTATCTGAAACGCTCTAAAATGGCTCTGATGACAGAAACCTTGTCGGATAGAGAAGTAGATGTATTGAAAGAAATAGCAAGTGGGTTTACAACGAATGAAATTGCAGATCGTTTGTTTATCACTAAAAATACAGTAGAGACTCATCGAAAGAATTTACTCTTGAAATTGCAGGCAAGAAATACAGCTGAACTAGTAAATATAGCTTTTAGAAAAGGAATTATTAGTTAG
- a CDS encoding AAA family ATPase produces the protein MEVLPTNFYRSEELDLLKSYYDSFLDEESRRLKTILLEGEVGSGKTDLLNRFFEHISYTSKYVSVCSAEYYNVPYYPFREIIASAINDLVVQLDQNERQHLSDQLFETIGLGFFILEEYIPELSLLVENAPLQKKKTIQVLLENRLPYLFLEMCKLILSYINGPIFLFFEDVQYMDQSSLYLLRYLLKELKDFPLFIALVYDTHGGDEFSEFRIFTSDLTFENSEIPLVSIEPLSEEVSEQIIQDELKEGYCGKKLSRLIFEESKGNLHALVSVVHNLQVGNGIWLEDGVWHADSLSFHSLIEKKYKEEQWDLIWNSLSEQDRLLMTALTLRKTVSLKDIRGILDDIPTEEIEDCLGDWLQLQIIKKDKNQILFKELSIAEFFSSKIEPEAYFGMAYRLGQYYISKYKKKENFQDLTLAVRYLGKASANLTNENDLIEVIQYQCVIAEKSKQNQEYQTAIDYYNLAIELLGELSRDSKKEFQFDIVLQKAICEYYLGNYELADQLLDNLFEHSHTLHQRIRIFREKISINTHIGRLQKAKELVKYALLELGVKIEENLGTLKEKLKQDEKNLPVRIHERLLNQHTESRKMTPREHSILEILYIGGISLNYASNDLMKWQSLKILRIGLQSEFSKYTSLALVTYGRLLMAEPDKMEMGFQIGETGIYLNQKIGSNTLHTRVMGVYAFYIHFWKKNFHTALPFLERGIENYKENGDLYGKFILQTHHFNIHFLMGENLDILERKSKELLQAKSESFTSYILDCHIALIAFLKGKKTDISLLKSEVPNLVNSYSEEENFYRNYAEGKAAFLLGEYHRAAEFFELAIGRAVLHLSSPLYPEVIFYEFMAVSYLYRKGENRVELLLRLHKALEHYKKWTAFNPNMFKIRYCLMKTVLEWVTDRSEADELPYIENIWKEIDQPVEQVLITTFLMRKALEEQKLDEAKAYYKETLNFYERWGAVAVVQFFRQQYNFLNEDRDIFPPENLSILFQSRLIVGLDLDQVLQNLLLLSMNSAAADRISILLQKNGATYELGRANLLDFSIQTFGKKRPLQKEDFDITALQYSIRTNRSVFASYETLKNNQRPMVKSLSCIPARTIDGNVLIAYFENTFETNVFRESVVSAFEGFTRQAVLSLSNALIHTSLLNVNKELNKQIIEKDELHKLMDTQKSEYMARVIQAQEKERLRIAQDLHDSVGGLLSATRMSLQHTMEALPEERQDDGSKVISLLDKTVGEVRQISHHMMPPVLKRFGFLAALQDLVETLNTSTNLDISLSIWGDDTFLDVDDRVNLYRICQEILQNIIKYAKAESILIQFTAHASDLNMIIEDDGIGFDYENVQKGMGFENINFRVEMLKGNFHVESILGKGSSFIIEIPLVTK, from the coding sequence ATGGAGGTATTACCTACAAATTTTTATAGAAGTGAGGAGTTAGATTTATTGAAGTCGTATTATGATTCTTTTCTTGATGAAGAATCAAGACGACTCAAAACAATATTGCTAGAAGGCGAAGTAGGAAGTGGAAAGACAGACTTACTGAATCGCTTCTTTGAGCATATCAGTTACACCTCCAAATATGTGAGTGTTTGTAGTGCCGAATATTACAATGTTCCGTATTATCCTTTTCGAGAAATCATTGCTTCAGCAATCAATGACCTCGTAGTACAACTAGATCAAAATGAAAGACAACATCTTTCTGACCAACTTTTTGAAACCATAGGATTAGGCTTTTTTATTCTTGAAGAATACATTCCTGAGTTAAGTCTATTGGTAGAAAATGCTCCTCTTCAGAAGAAAAAAACGATTCAAGTACTTCTAGAAAACCGTTTACCATATCTCTTTTTAGAAATGTGTAAACTCATTCTAAGTTATATCAATGGTCCAATTTTCTTATTCTTTGAAGATGTCCAATATATGGATCAATCAAGTTTGTATCTGTTGAGGTACTTGCTAAAAGAGTTGAAAGATTTTCCATTATTTATTGCACTTGTCTATGATACTCACGGAGGCGATGAGTTTTCAGAATTCAGAATATTTACCTCTGATCTGACTTTTGAAAATTCCGAAATTCCCTTAGTTTCTATTGAGCCACTTAGTGAAGAAGTTTCAGAGCAAATCATTCAAGATGAGCTAAAAGAAGGCTATTGTGGGAAAAAACTCAGTCGTCTGATCTTCGAAGAATCAAAAGGAAATTTACATGCTTTAGTTTCTGTTGTTCATAACCTGCAGGTCGGAAATGGTATTTGGTTAGAAGATGGCGTATGGCATGCAGATAGCCTTTCATTTCATTCACTCATTGAAAAAAAATACAAGGAAGAGCAGTGGGATTTGATTTGGAATTCACTCTCTGAACAAGATAGATTACTAATGACAGCTCTTACTTTACGTAAGACGGTTAGTTTGAAAGATATTCGAGGGATTTTAGATGATATTCCTACAGAGGAAATCGAAGATTGTTTGGGGGATTGGTTACAACTCCAAATCATCAAGAAAGACAAAAATCAGATTCTTTTTAAAGAACTGTCTATAGCCGAGTTTTTTAGTTCTAAAATAGAGCCTGAAGCATATTTTGGAATGGCTTACAGATTAGGGCAATACTACATCTCGAAATATAAAAAGAAAGAAAACTTTCAAGACCTTACTTTAGCGGTACGTTACTTGGGAAAGGCTTCTGCGAATTTGACAAATGAAAATGATCTGATTGAGGTGATTCAGTATCAGTGTGTCATTGCAGAAAAGTCTAAACAGAACCAAGAGTACCAAACCGCAATTGATTATTATAACCTAGCCATAGAGTTGTTAGGTGAATTAAGCCGTGACTCCAAAAAGGAATTTCAATTCGATATAGTTCTTCAAAAAGCTATTTGTGAGTATTACTTAGGGAATTATGAACTTGCAGATCAACTTTTAGATAATCTCTTTGAACATAGCCATACACTTCATCAGCGTATCCGAATTTTTAGGGAAAAGATATCGATCAATACCCATATCGGTCGTTTGCAGAAGGCGAAGGAGTTGGTAAAATATGCTTTGTTGGAGTTGGGTGTCAAAATTGAAGAAAACCTCGGTACACTAAAAGAAAAACTCAAACAAGATGAGAAAAACTTACCGGTCAGAATTCATGAACGTTTGCTCAATCAGCATACGGAAAGTCGTAAAATGACTCCTAGAGAGCATAGTATTTTAGAGATTCTTTATATAGGGGGTATTTCTCTGAATTATGCTTCTAATGATCTGATGAAGTGGCAGAGTTTGAAAATTCTTAGAATTGGTCTTCAAAGTGAATTTTCTAAATACACATCGTTAGCACTCGTGACCTATGGTCGTTTGCTGATGGCTGAGCCTGATAAAATGGAGATGGGCTTTCAGATTGGAGAAACGGGTATTTACCTCAATCAGAAAATAGGAAGTAACACCTTACACACAAGAGTGATGGGGGTGTATGCTTTTTATATTCATTTCTGGAAAAAGAATTTTCATACGGCATTACCTTTCTTAGAGCGAGGAATAGAGAATTACAAAGAAAATGGTGATTTGTATGGGAAGTTTATTCTTCAAACACATCATTTCAATATCCATTTCCTGATGGGGGAAAATCTGGATATTTTAGAGAGGAAAAGTAAAGAACTTCTACAGGCAAAAAGTGAAAGTTTCACCTCTTATATTCTAGATTGTCACATAGCACTTATTGCTTTTCTTAAAGGTAAAAAGACAGATATTTCTCTCTTGAAAAGTGAAGTTCCTAATTTGGTGAACTCCTATAGTGAGGAAGAGAATTTCTATAGAAATTATGCCGAAGGGAAAGCAGCATTTTTATTAGGTGAATATCATAGAGCAGCCGAATTCTTTGAGTTAGCCATTGGAAGAGCTGTTCTGCACCTCAGTTCTCCTCTTTACCCCGAAGTCATTTTCTATGAGTTTATGGCGGTAAGTTACTTATACAGAAAAGGAGAAAATAGGGTAGAATTGCTTCTGCGATTGCATAAGGCTTTGGAACATTATAAGAAATGGACAGCCTTCAATCCAAATATGTTTAAGATACGCTACTGCCTTATGAAGACCGTGCTTGAATGGGTAACGGACAGAAGCGAAGCAGATGAATTGCCGTACATTGAGAATATTTGGAAAGAAATTGATCAGCCAGTAGAGCAAGTGCTGATCACAACATTTCTGATGCGTAAAGCACTTGAAGAACAGAAGCTCGATGAAGCGAAGGCTTACTATAAAGAGACATTAAACTTTTACGAGAGGTGGGGAGCTGTTGCTGTCGTTCAATTTTTTAGACAACAATATAATTTTCTGAATGAAGATAGGGATATATTTCCTCCCGAGAACTTATCGATTCTGTTTCAGTCAAGATTGATTGTTGGTCTAGACCTTGATCAAGTTTTGCAAAACTTATTGTTGCTCAGTATGAATTCGGCTGCAGCAGATCGAATTTCGATTTTACTTCAAAAGAATGGAGCAACCTATGAATTAGGGCGAGCCAATCTTTTAGACTTTTCGATTCAAACTTTTGGTAAGAAGAGACCTTTACAAAAAGAAGATTTCGATATTACGGCATTACAATACAGTATTCGGACAAATAGAAGTGTTTTTGCTAGTTATGAGACGCTTAAAAACAATCAGCGTCCGATGGTGAAATCGCTAAGTTGTATTCCTGCAAGAACGATTGATGGGAATGTATTGATTGCATATTTTGAAAATACCTTTGAGACAAATGTCTTCCGTGAATCTGTAGTAAGTGCATTTGAAGGTTTTACGAGACAAGCTGTTCTTTCGCTAAGTAACGCTCTTATTCATACAAGTTTATTGAACGTCAATAAAGAATTAAATAAGCAGATTATAGAGAAAGATGAATTACACAAGTTGATGGATACTCAAAAGTCTGAGTATATGGCAAGAGTAATTCAAGCGCAAGAAAAAGAGCGTCTTCGTATAGCCCAAGATTTACACGATAGCGTAGGAGGTTTACTCTCTGCTACTAGAATGAGCTTGCAGCATACCATGGAGGCTTTACCCGAGGAAAGACAAGATGATGGCTCAAAAGTAATTAGTCTTTTGGATAAGACTGTAGGAGAAGTACGTCAGATTTCACATCATATGATGCCTCCAGTTCTTAAAAGGTTTGGCTTTTTAGCAGCTTTACAAGATCTTGTAGAAACTTTGAATACATCTACCAATTTAGATATCTCATTATCGATTTGGGGAGATGATACTTTTTTGGATGTAGATGATAGAGTAAACCTCTATCGTATTTGTCAAGAAATCCTTCAGAATATCATCAAATATGCCAAGGCTGAAAGCATCTTGATTCAGTTTACTGCACACGCATCTGACCTAAACATGATTATAGAAGATGATGGAATAGGCTTTGATTATGAAAATGTGCAAAAAGGAATGGGATTTGAGAATATTAATTTTAGAGTAGAAATGCTTAAAGGGAATTTCCATGTAGAAAGTATTCTTGGAAAAGGGAGTAGTTTTATCATAGAAATTCCGCTGGTAACCAAATAA